In Chaetodon trifascialis isolate fChaTrf1 chromosome 2, fChaTrf1.hap1, whole genome shotgun sequence, one DNA window encodes the following:
- the sh3gl2a gene encoding SH3 domain containing GRB2 like 2a, endophilin A1 isoform X4 gives MSVAGLKKQFHKATQKVSEKVGGAEGTKLDEDFTEMEKKMDTTARAVLDIITKTTEYLQPNPATRAKMSMINSMSRMRGQEKGPGYTQTEAILGESMQRFGRELGEESNFGLALIDAGEAMRELAEVKDALDIEVKQNFIDPLQNLHEKDLKEIQHHLKKMEGRRLDFDYKKKRQGKVTDDEIKQALEKFDDSKEIAEQSMFNLLESDIEQVSQLSALVHAQVEYHSRSAEILTQLSSRIDERIREASNKPRKEFTAKPRTSLDFSLSENHNGGIHSARSPGARSPARSPGEQG, from the exons AAAGTGAGTGAGAAAGTCGGAGGTGCAGAAGGAACGAAGCTCGATGAAGACTTCACTGAAATGGAAAAG AAGATGGACACCACCGCTCGGGCAGTGCTGGACATCATTACCAAGACCACGGAGTATCTGCAGCCCAACCCAG CCACCAGAGCTAAGATGAGCATGATAAACTCCATGTCACGCATGCGGGGACAGGAGAAGGGACCGGGCTACACACAGACCGAGGCCATCCTGGGAGAGTCCATGCAGAGGTTCGGCAGGGAGCTCGGAGAGGAGTCGAACTTCG GCCTTGCTCTGATTGATGCTGGGGAAGCCATGCGTGAGCTCGCGGAGGTTAAGGACGCTCTGGACATCGAGGTCAAGCAGAACTTCATCGATCCACTGCAGAATCTGCATGAAAAAGACCTGAAGGAGATCCAG CATCACCTGAAGAAAATGGAGGGTCGCCGTCTGGACTTTGATTATAAGAAGAAGCGTCAGGGCAAAGTGACAGACGACGAGATCAAACAAGCGCTCGAGAAGTTTGACGACTCCAAGGAGATTGCTGAGCAGAGCATGTTCAACCTGTTGGAGAGCGAC ATTGAACAGGTGAGCCAGCTCTCTGCACTGGTCCACGCTCAGGTGGAGTACCACAGCCGGTCTGCTGAGATCCTCACACAGCTCTCCAGTAGGATCGACGAACG GATAAGGGAGGCTTCGAATAAGCCGAGGAAAGAGTTCACTGCGAAACCACGTACGTCTCTGGACTTCTCCCTCAGTGAGAATCACAATGGAGGCATCCACAGTGCTCGCTCTCCAG GGGCGAGGTCTCCAG CAAGATCTCCAGGTGAGCAAGGGTGA
- the sh3gl2a gene encoding SH3 domain containing GRB2 like 2a, endophilin A1 isoform X3 has product MSVAGLKKQFHKATQKVSEKVGGAEGTKLDEDFTEMEKKMDTTARAVLDIITKTTEYLQPNPATRAKMSMINSMSRMRGQEKGPGYTQTEAILGESMQRFGRELGEESNFGLALIDAGEAMRELAEVKDALDIEVKQNFIDPLQNLHEKDLKEIQHHLKKMEGRRLDFDYKKKRQGKVTDDEIKQALEKFDDSKEIAEQSMFNLLESDIEQVSQLSALVHAQVEYHSRSAEILTQLSSRIDERIREASNKPRKEFTAKPRTSLDFSLSENHNGGIHSARSPGARSPARSPGEAKVNLQRDTISLPSLCHSRFGFFFVCLSFCSCLYEKTVALK; this is encoded by the exons AAAGTGAGTGAGAAAGTCGGAGGTGCAGAAGGAACGAAGCTCGATGAAGACTTCACTGAAATGGAAAAG AAGATGGACACCACCGCTCGGGCAGTGCTGGACATCATTACCAAGACCACGGAGTATCTGCAGCCCAACCCAG CCACCAGAGCTAAGATGAGCATGATAAACTCCATGTCACGCATGCGGGGACAGGAGAAGGGACCGGGCTACACACAGACCGAGGCCATCCTGGGAGAGTCCATGCAGAGGTTCGGCAGGGAGCTCGGAGAGGAGTCGAACTTCG GCCTTGCTCTGATTGATGCTGGGGAAGCCATGCGTGAGCTCGCGGAGGTTAAGGACGCTCTGGACATCGAGGTCAAGCAGAACTTCATCGATCCACTGCAGAATCTGCATGAAAAAGACCTGAAGGAGATCCAG CATCACCTGAAGAAAATGGAGGGTCGCCGTCTGGACTTTGATTATAAGAAGAAGCGTCAGGGCAAAGTGACAGACGACGAGATCAAACAAGCGCTCGAGAAGTTTGACGACTCCAAGGAGATTGCTGAGCAGAGCATGTTCAACCTGTTGGAGAGCGAC ATTGAACAGGTGAGCCAGCTCTCTGCACTGGTCCACGCTCAGGTGGAGTACCACAGCCGGTCTGCTGAGATCCTCACACAGCTCTCCAGTAGGATCGACGAACG GATAAGGGAGGCTTCGAATAAGCCGAGGAAAGAGTTCACTGCGAAACCACGTACGTCTCTGGACTTCTCCCTCAGTGAGAATCACAATGGAGGCATCCACAGTGCTCGCTCTCCAG GGGCGAGGTCTCCAG CAAGGTCTCCAGGTGAGGCAAAAGTGAATCTCCAGAGAGATACAATATCTCTTCCATCACTTTGTCATTCtcgttttggttttttttttgtctgcctctctttttgTTCGTGTCTATATGAGAAAACTGTCGCACTGAAATga